In Erigeron canadensis isolate Cc75 chromosome 1, C_canadensis_v1, whole genome shotgun sequence, a single window of DNA contains:
- the LOC122582726 gene encoding macro domain-containing protein VPA0103 isoform X1 has product MPKIPSSTFIKTLKPITTNFIFFYNKPPIIFNSPAFSGVRAASNMSNSHAAHFTLSPTSTLKIQKGDITRWFVNGSSDAIVNPANERMLGGGGADGAIHRAAGPELRTACYDVPEVRPGVRCPTGEARITPGFKLPASHVIHTVGPVYDADSNVAVFLSNAYRNSLRVAKEHNIQYVAFPAISCGVFGYPFDEAATVAISTIKEHCSDIKEVHFVLFEDNIYNVWVKKAEELLQK; this is encoded by the exons ATGCCCAAAATTCCATCATCAACATTCATCAAAACCTTAAAACCTATTACTACTAATTTCATCTTCTTCTATAATAAACCACCCATAATTTTTAATTCCCCCGCGTTTTCCGGAGTCAGGGCTGCATCAAACATGTCTAACAGTCACGCCGCTCACTTCACCCTGTCTCCCACCAGCACGCTCAAGATTCAGAAAGGGGATATCACTCGTTGGTTCGTCAATGGCTCCTCAGatgctatt GTTAATCCAGCAAATGAGCGTATGCTTGGCGGTGGTGGTGCTGATGGAG CGATACACCGAGCTGCTGGCCCAGAGCTGCGAACAGCATGTTATGATGTTCCTGAAGTTCGCCCTGGAGTGCGTTGCCCCACTGGAGAAGCTAGAATAACCCC AGGGTTTAAATTGCCTGCATCCCATGTGATCCACACTGTTGGTCCTGTTTATGATGCTGATAGCAATGTTGCAGTCTTCTTGAGTAATGCTTACAG GAACAGTCTGCGTGTGGCAAAAGAGCACAATATTCAATATGTTGCATTTCCTGCCATATCTTGTGGTGTCTTTGG ATATCCTTTTGATGAAGCCGCAACTGTGGCCATATCTACAATTAAAGAACATTGCAGTGACATCAAAGAG GTCCATTTTGTGCTGTTTGAGGATAATATCTACAACGTTTGGGTGAAAAAGGCTGAAGAATTGCTCCAAAAGTAG
- the LOC122582726 gene encoding macro domain-containing protein VPA0103 isoform X2, which translates to MPKIPSSTFIKTLKPITTNFIFFYNKPPIIFNSPAFSGVRAASNMSNSHAAHFTLSPTSTLKIQKGDITRWFVNGSSDAIVNPANERMLGGGGADGAIHRAAGPELRTACYDVPEVRPGVRCPTGEARITPGFKLPASHVIHTVGPVYDADSNVAVFLSNAYSLRVAKEHNIQYVAFPAISCGVFGYPFDEAATVAISTIKEHCSDIKEVHFVLFEDNIYNVWVKKAEELLQK; encoded by the exons ATGCCCAAAATTCCATCATCAACATTCATCAAAACCTTAAAACCTATTACTACTAATTTCATCTTCTTCTATAATAAACCACCCATAATTTTTAATTCCCCCGCGTTTTCCGGAGTCAGGGCTGCATCAAACATGTCTAACAGTCACGCCGCTCACTTCACCCTGTCTCCCACCAGCACGCTCAAGATTCAGAAAGGGGATATCACTCGTTGGTTCGTCAATGGCTCCTCAGatgctatt GTTAATCCAGCAAATGAGCGTATGCTTGGCGGTGGTGGTGCTGATGGAG CGATACACCGAGCTGCTGGCCCAGAGCTGCGAACAGCATGTTATGATGTTCCTGAAGTTCGCCCTGGAGTGCGTTGCCCCACTGGAGAAGCTAGAATAACCCC AGGGTTTAAATTGCCTGCATCCCATGTGATCCACACTGTTGGTCCTGTTTATGATGCTGATAGCAATGTTGCAGTCTTCTTGAGTAATGCTTACAG TCTGCGTGTGGCAAAAGAGCACAATATTCAATATGTTGCATTTCCTGCCATATCTTGTGGTGTCTTTGG ATATCCTTTTGATGAAGCCGCAACTGTGGCCATATCTACAATTAAAGAACATTGCAGTGACATCAAAGAG GTCCATTTTGTGCTGTTTGAGGATAATATCTACAACGTTTGGGTGAAAAAGGCTGAAGAATTGCTCCAAAAGTAG
- the LOC122588975 gene encoding uncharacterized protein LOC122588975 encodes MTSSGHHLQNLEMHPYMNQGRRRFQIWSQRHSHRPVGLGAQNVKGDGNCGFRATAVALGLDEEMGAEWVRTQMLAEFESDLDGYMQMFGQTEGNRMLSALRTSYYGRSRPRDHWMSKVWFHILLANKLGIIVNCVSLRDPRTVFPMHHGLDQLLFKQPISVALINDETHFVAVKLAGDYPMAYKNPEWEFHATDPARRLALTYANQEDAYQNWLCANMPRLPPGPPIVIND; translated from the exons ATGACATCTTCGGGCCACCACCTACAAAATCTAGAAATGCACCCATATATGAATCAAGGCAGGCGCAGGTTTCAGATTTGGAGTCAGAGGCACAGTCATCGGccagttgggttgg GCGCACAAAATGTCAAAGGAGACGGTAACTGTGGATTTCGAGCTACCGCTGTAGCTTTGGGGCTAGATGAGGAGATGGGTGCAGAGTGGGTTCGTACGCAGATGCTCGCGGAGTTTGAATCTGACCTCGATGGGTACATGCAAATGTTTGGGCAAACAGAGGGCAACCGAATGTTGTCGGCGCTGCGAACCTCTTATTATGGAAGAAGCCGGCCCAGAGATCATTGGATGAGTAAAGTGTGGTTCCATATCCTTCTGGCCAATAAGCTGGGTATAATAGTCAACTGCGTTAGCCTACGTGACCCCCGCACAGTATTTCCGATGCATCACGGCTTAGATCAGCTGTTATTCAAACAACCGATAAGTGTTGCTCTGATAAACGacgaaacccattttgttgcagTGAAATTAGCAGGCGACTACCCAATGGCATACAAGAATCCGGAATGGGAATTTCACGCAACCGATCCTGCACGTCGACTAGCATTAACGTACGCAAATCAAGAAGATGCGTATCAAAATTGGTTGTGCGCAAACATGCCAAGACTACCACCAGGCCCTcctattgtaataaatgattaa